The genomic DNA CAGCTACAGAACGTCATGACGAGATCTCAAAGACATATTTATGAATCATGGCAAGAAATTTCgccaaaaaaatcaacaaatcacCGGAAGCAATGAATCGACAACAATCCTTTTCTACAGCCACAGAGGCTGATGCTACAGGTCAACTCTCAGTcactcattaacacacacacacacacacacacacgttgtaaAAGAACAGATGAAAGGTGAGAGCTTAAACTAATCACAAAGTAAATACACTTCAATGTTGCCACATCAGTTCCCTGGTGACCCCGTGCCCTAAATGAAGTCAGTCACGTTACTTCACCCTCCTTTGTGTGATTTCATGATCTACATCAAACCTGCTGCAGATTCAAACCATTACAAcataggtttttattttgttttgttttgtagaaCGACATCATACTCTGCTTAAGGGTTATTTAAAGTACCTTTCATGTCATCGTGCTGTGATTTTCTTGTTATCACGCCTCACACCACAGAACAATTGAATTGTAGCTCAGTGTACACACCGGATGAGGCTCCCACACACTTTGTTTTAGATTACCATCCAGATAATGTTTCTGAAAATGCACCTGAATCATTACTTGGAAGGTagtttttaacaaaaatatgtGGGCGCCTCAGCTGATGTGCAGACATTTCTTGTCTTCTGATTTCAATTCCCGTCCAGCATCTACGACTTTGCATGTGCATGCTTTTGTAAACTATCCAAGCTCTCCCGAGTCTCTCACACCTgactttatatacatatatatatatatatatgtaaatatgtatacacTGTATCAGTTTATCTTCAGTACTTCTGCAGAACTGCtccacaaataaagaaataaatggaaataaagaaataaacatttttttcttttctacttaAAGTGACCAAACCCTTtgtgcaaaaaagaaacagTCCAGACGTCTGCAAGACAACGGAAGACGTTTCAACATGTAAAAAAcaatatgacacacacacacacgttcagcATTAAATTGCATAAATTAATTCTACTCAGTCTGGAGATGTCAGGGTTCAGAACATCTTTTCCCATTCTCTAAACTCTTTGGCATCCAGGTAGCACTGACCACTGTCATCCTTTGTAAACAAAACTTACCAAGTGCCACTCATAAAAAACCACGGTCGTCCAGTCCTTTGGTGGTCACTGGGTTCCATTTTGCAGTGGGTTTATTGCTATTATGGcctgtaaaagaaaacagaacacaaaaaacatgacttttacAATAGTCCTGATGCACATGTATAATATCATTTTGTATAATATCATTTTCTATGGTGATGTTTTGTATCGTATTGTACCATATCATGTTATATAAGGAGATAGTTGTGTACATGTTGACACAGGGAAACTTTGCGTGGGCCGACatagatattatattatattgtatgatACAAatcatgtcaaaataaaataaatgccaaCTAAAAAGCAACCACTTAAACATGTCACTATTCACAATAGTTATATTTTTTAAGGATTGTTCACTACATGACTTAACAAATGCCAATATagactgttatttattttattgctttttatttgacCTTACTTATCTTGCTGTCCTTCACTGACCTCTGCTTTTCTGTTGATCTGTGCTGTTTACATGTAACATATTGATTGCTGTTTGTATGATTGTCGATGGAATAAtgttcagtcttgtataaaatacctaaaagggatacttgaataaaagtacaagtatgttaccagaataTGACATTTGGTAggagttgaagtcactttttattatattacttaagtaaaagtctttaagtatatgacatttactgtacttaagtatcacaattcattttctgatataaaatgtacttcagttttagaaaagtgaggagttaggattgagccatggtaggtcagtggtagggcaaattgtctttcaactggaaggttgttggTTCAATGTCTgtctctgctagtctatatgtgtccttgatcaagacacttaagcccatgttgcagcgtgtgaatgggtgaaactgtagtgtaaagcagctcatcaagactagaaaagctctatataaatacagactataaTACCAATCCCTGTAAAGGGAGACTTACTTGTTTCAGGTCTGTTCTTTGGCACATCTTGTGAGTGTGTTTCAGTGGCAAGTGTGTGACTGGTGTCTCTGCGCTCAGTCACAGCCACTGTCCGCGGCACCGTGGCAGAGAGGACAAGAGGCCTCTGGTTGTGGTATTTGAGACGGTATGTTTCTGTCATACAGTTGTCCACGTTGAAGTATGTTGTCAGAGAAACCTCTTGAGCTGGCACTGCCTGTTCCACCCTGCATCCTGTGACCCTTTCCTCACTTTCACATGACGATGGAGTGCTCCTCTCTGGGTCAGAGCCCGACTTAGAGCTTGTGTCTGAGAAGGTCCAGAGACCTGACACTTCAGGCTTCCTGTGCGGACTGATGTAGGACGTGGATGAAAGACGAGGACTCGACTGAAAGGCTTCTTGAAGCATTCTCGGGCGAAACGCAGCGTGGCTTGTTTCACCCTGGTGCGGGGGGATCCGCTGGGCCGGTCGGAGGTGAGGGGACCCCGTCGCACTGAGCTGGCGCTGATTGTTGAGTTGTTGAAGAGGCTCCGTGGTCATATTACAGGGAGGCTGGTATGGCAGCGTTATGTGAGGACACTGTGGATCGGAGGCGACGGCCTCGCTGTTGCTGGAGCAGTAAGTACTTTCTCTGTCCTCAGGCTCAGAGAGAGCGAGATCATCAGAGCTGTTCCATTCCGAGCTGCTGGTTTTCATAATGTGCCTCAGGTTTGTAGTCTCTCTGCAGTTTGTGGGCTCCAGCTGATCACTCTGCCTGTTCTCTGGACCAGCAGAGTCACGCTCTGAAGACGCCGCTTTCCTGGAGGTGCTAGAAGTGTTCTTTGATTTATGCCTATAACAAACATGAAAGCGACGATTCAAATACTGGAATATGTGATGTGTGAATAATATGTGAGCCATTGTTACATAATGTAGATTATAAAGGACACTACCTTAAACTTGGACTGCACTTAAGTTGTGAATGAGAAACTTGGTCGTGGTTCTTTCCCTGAGGTCTGGATTGATGTTTACCTAAAAGTACAACATTGAAAtagaaatcactcaaaacatagtgaaagaaaacagtgtACATATGAGAACATGAATTATAACATGACAGTGTGTACAGTGGTCTATTTTCATatatcactaattcttacacactagacctttaacaGTGGGTTCGCCGAGGACCTTTCATGGTAATATATGCAATTTTACCTTTGAATTAAATGAAGCaatgtatgtataaatgcaCATAATCTGATAGGATGAGAAAACTAGATAAGAAATAATCTACATTACATGTCAAATAGTTGGGATTAATCAAAAACTACTTTTACAGAGTCTTAAACATTAAGTCGATCCGCAGATTTTAGACTTAAATCCCAAAAatctatatattttataaatgagAGAATATGAGTTCAAATACAGTGTTAACTGGACACTAATCGTCTTTCTCTCTGACACAAACACGGTTTCCATGACATCataggacattacattgacttacatttattactctaaccctaaatcctactggcctaaccctaaacaTAACCTTCAcctgaccctaacctcatcctaaccatacaacatgtcttcatcttaaaatgtaaacatttactttatggggacttgctttttgtccctttAAGAAAGACTgtaatgtgtctgtgtccacagaTTTAGGTCCCACAGCAGTTCTAGTCTGAGCCACAGGGTGGCAGCAGCAAGTTGTTGCTCTCAATGGATTTTGTCAGCTGGATGAACCAGTCAGTGAGCTCAGGCCCAACACCCGCACAGCAAGAGACACTGTGGTGCTGAATTCCTTGGCTTTAAAAatagatgtgttatttttctctctgctgttgcCCTGGAGAGTTCCATGCGAGGATGAAAGCTTATGCTGTTGGTTGGAAACACTGACTGTCTCTGCGCACAGCCTTGACTGAGTATCGAGTGTGGCAGACTTTAAGtgtcaaatgaaacacaaagatATTTTGTGACAATGCCAGCAGTCGAGTCCAGCTGTGTGCTCTGTGACGGAGCTTCTGTGGGATTAACGGCACTGACGGGGTGAAGTGGTTAAagggtttttgggtttttttgtcataacACGTAAAAAATACTGCAGTCTGAGCTCAGAAATGAACGCAAACTTGAATTCCTCTCACACTGTGAGTAGTTTTGGAAAactacagaaaacaaaacacttcatcTCTTCAGTCAGGAACCTACTTGCAAATATAGTGCATACTCTGGGAGTGActtgtttattgtgttgtttttatactttctacagtattttattgttttattgtttgttcttaggtctgTTAggccttgtgtttttttactttacttgttttatttatcactgatgtacagcactttgtttcagacgttgtttttaaagtgctttataaataaagttggattggactgGATTAGATTGGATAAAAAAACCTTTCTTAAACTTATGTAGGACACAAGGGCAAAGCTTAAATATTCAACCTTATGTATGTAAACCAGTGCATGTGTATTTTGTAATAACAATATGTAAGTGGCAGTAGAGCAGGTTAGATCTAAGATCTATGAAAGTGATCAAAATTCTGTTTTAATTCAATTGTActttttgttgtggttgttctTTAAATTTACCCAACATGAATCTGGATGCCATGGATTAATTGTTCATCGTAacatataaaaatacaacaatccaaaatttaaattaacaaataaatacataaataaacattacttATAGcacattaaatgtatttatttatgtatttattgttgctATTATAGTACTGGAACTCACCATTGTGTGAAGGTGATGATGACGTTACACTCGACTTTGCATCGCCTCCCTTTTGATGTGGCTGGCTGGAAATAAAAGATTGCAGTTATTGTGAGCATGTGTTCATGCTGGTTCATTGTAAAACTGGTCAGCAGATAAATATGatacaggaaacaaacaaataaacaaagacctTGTGACTGAAATATCACACAACCAGCttttcaattaaaataattttataaTGTAATGAAACAACTGGAAATATATAGTTAAAGATCTGAAACttaatataatcattttatataaaatataaaatatgaccaaaaaataaaattatatacTTTGGCTAGAAACATCTGgtatctcttcttttttctttattaaataaactgtggttgttgtttttttgatacattttctggtaatgtttttatttaaagaaaaatataattttaaaagTCATAAAAAGTTAATTATGCCTCAGTAGATAAGGTTGTACTTAGGTTTTGAGTCCTacataaatgtacaatttaagTAGAAAGCTATATTTAATAATCCTATTGAATTATGTTTTCTTAAACAGTGTagtttaagaacatgttcacgacTGTACAAGCTGTTTGAAAGATAAttccactttgtgtgtgttcagttttcTTGTTTCCAggcaaattaaaaatatttctgAGTGAGTGGTGATGAGATTATTGTTTCAGAATAACAACCTGATGAAACTCTGCAAGAACATATACAAGAAAACTTGCTGGAGGATTAGAAAAGACAGTGGTCTTTATCAGTGTAATTCCTTCACTTACATTAGAACAGGTTAGTCATGACTAATTACTTATACAGAGTATTTACTGTAAGATCCATGTTCCCAATGCTGAAAATTAAAATCAGTCTCATGTAATCTCAAATAATCCAGTactactttttgttttaatgtgaaaccTTGACTTGTCGTTGTAGCGAGTTACCCATAAGCAGTCACACGGTTGTTTCTTACCTTTGCAGCTGAGCCTCTGCTGTTGATCTCTGCTCTTTAGCAGCAAAGCCATCAACCCCAGGTGAGTCTGGGTTTGTGGAGCCACTGCTGAGTCTGTCGCTGCTCTCGTAGCCAGACTCCGTCCTCTGAATGGTCCAGGTGTCACTACGCAGCAGCGTCTTGGGGCCACCTTTAAGCCTGCTGCCCCTCTGTGGGTTGGCCCTGCTCTCTGACTCCACAGAGCTGTGACTCTCAGTCTCGTGCCTCTGCTCGTCCTCGTAAATGGTCATCAGACACTTCTGCTTTCGGTCTTCTCTGGTCCGTACAAATTCCCTCTCCCGGACTCGGCTCTGCTCAGCAGGGTCCCTTTCCTGGGCTGAAGTCTTGCTGCACCGTGggctgtcctgctgctgctgacgccGTTGCTCCAGTTCATTTAGAACCATGTCCACATTTAACACCTCACGAATGGGTCTCCAAGTGGACTTTGATTTACTCCGGTTTCCTCCGCTGCCACCTTTTTCAAACTGCTCCTGACAGCTATCCTGATCACAGCGACTCGGGGAGGTGGTGTGTTTCTGGCTATGTCCACCACCCTGTGGACTGAAGGACGGTCCACGTGGCTCCTGAGACCCTCTGCTTGAATGGTTGATGGACTTCTCAGTGCGTTGATGGTTTTTTAACTTGTGGTCCACAGACGGCCTCAGTCCATTCTCTGGAGGAGATGAAGACCTTGCATGTGCCACCTCTGAACAAAGTGGACACACCATATTTGTAGAGACACTACAAACATGTCAGCTTTTGCCTGACTAAAATCTCGGTGCTGTACCTTTGTGTTGCGACGGCTCCGTTCTCCGATGCCCTCTGTCCTTTCTTGATGTTTCAGTCGTCCTCTGGAAATTCTCCATGGAAGGTTCCTCGAATTTGTTTGGACTCACAAGTGGATGTTTCACTTTGGAGAAGAAAAGTGATATGAATTCAATGTCAGATGAGAAATTGGCACTTTATtagtaaaagtaaatgtatttgtttgcttcttgaaaaaaagttaaataaaagttatttggCTCTGAAATCCCTTTACTTGTATGAAACATCATGGATATACAGTCATATGTTTTCTGACTGAGACTAATGGTACACAGCTTGTTGAATAGTGTCTTACACCAGCCAAACATGTCACTCAAACACTCTTTTAATCCAAATCATTTCTTTTCAGGGTTTCATTTTGGTCGCCTTTTATGACGTCATCTGCTTTACCATCTCTGCTATAATCAATCtagctctgttgtttttgttttgtcattttctacCGTTTTATCGTCCAGATGAGTCTCCACTGGACAGGTTATCAGTCCACCGTGgggccaacacacagaaacTAACAacccttcactctcacactctcacaacAACGCTAACCACTACCCTGCATTCtgggtttttaaaataaatacaataggTGTGTAATAGCCTGGAAATTAGTTCTGGgttcaaatcaaatcagttttgtttgtaaagtggcaaatcacaatatattattatttttttacaaagtaataCTTAAACCCAATCATTGAGAAACTTATATTAGATTTCCAACTCACTGTTCCTGTTCCTTTAACAAACTGAAGTGCAGCTATAATAAACGTTTTATCAGTGTCACACCTCCACGGCACACGCAGCAACAGACAAAACTGGATATGTATTTTAAGCAAAGCACAGATGCAGGAGCAATAAATACATACTGCTCTCACATTTGCCAACACtgtggtgcatttttttttgcttttgttgtgagaaacaGAACGACGAACATCTGCCTCCAGAGCAACACATTTACCCGACAGCTCAACTCCTCCTCCATGAAAAGTTTCCAGACTGTTACATTAAATTTACCATAACATATTCACGCCTTTAGTTTGTGAGTGATTAGaatgtgaaaaatgttcatGGATCCCTTTATGATGAAAAcctttctttgttattattattattatagcctTTTTTGCAGCAGCATTGTTgcctttttgtgtattttgtgtttttataacagtTTCTACACTAAAAGGCTGAAGCTcctgtgaaaaaaaatgcagtatAAAAATACTTGTACGTGGCTGTGGGATGTTTCAGTGAGTAAGCTGTAGTATCACTGATTATGAAGCCTGATGTATTTCCACTGACAAAGATACTGCAGCACACTGGTGTGCACCTTACACAGCTGCTGTATAATTATAACTCTTACACACTGTGTATGACGTAATGTTGTAGACACAGTATACAGAGACTATGTACAACAGATTTGCACTGATGTGCTGCACAATATGAACTGCTTCAGAACAAATTGAATATTGAATTAATAGTGCTCAGGTAACATATTCAGAGTCAAAGTCATGTTGCATTTTATAgcacatttttagcagtgatgtaaaatagcaataattatgcagaagtcacaaaatagagcgtttttcttttgttttgtgttcatagaaaacacatttttcacaaattcagtccgaTTTGCTccggtgtgtttatatagttggtgaaaatggaaaaaaaaaaatcatcagattGCCTGTAGGTTGTGCtggggaaaaaaggatataagatctcatagcctctgtatatactgtacgtattaacatagtgatggaaaaaagcagacgaaatgctctgtgttctaagggttaatgtaGTGATTTGTTCTGAACCACATTTGACCAAACAATActtattttcataaaaacaagaatccTGTCTCACGCCAGTGAAAGTGTCTGGCCACCACAGAACAATCCTTCTAAACAGGCAACAGACGCCgctgccaaaaaacaaaacaaaaaaaacaagtagatAAATTAAGGGAGGCAAACGTCTGACATGCCAAGGGGAGGAGTGAAACTGTGGAGCCGGAGCATGAGTGTGCTCGGGGATTAGAGAGGCAGGCGTGGGTGGTAATCTGCGTGCAACCGAGGCATCATCCTCATGTCAAGTTCAAGCCTTCACACAGTGCAGGACAATTTTTCTGCCCCACTTTTCGTCTCAATCAAACCATAACTGTGattacttttttaatcattattgtcAGTGGTGCGTGACATGGTATTACTTCAGTATTAATGGACAAATTGATGAGTATTATAGTCCCTATCATGTTTCCAGTAATAATATGTTTCTGCTCCATTTATTATCAAGCACATTACAAAACAATAACTTCCATTATTGCTTAATGTTAGGAACTAATATTtgttattagaaaaaaaaaacactataacaACAAAGGCACATGGTGGCGATTgttatacttttgtttttctatgtgtatgtttgtatttgaaTGCACACATCTGCACATTTACACGTGTGCATTCAAATCCAATGAAAAGTGACTTATATGTAGTGTAATAGTACATTCACAACAGCTACTGATTAGAGGGAAAACTATGTACTGTAGGTTAAAGACATGTGACCTACATTCAGCTATAACGTGTTATCTATGAACATTCTAAATAAAAGGGACATTTCTTCACAGACGTTGTCTTCATAAGTCTGGGAATCGAACAGCTGACCTTCTGGTTAGAAGACAGCCCACTGCACCACCGTATCAAGCCACAAGTCAcgttaatccaaaaaaaaaaaaataataataaagatattttttaaCCTGACTACTTATGGCGGATTGTGCCAGTATTTAGCTCACGTTCTAAATGCTGTCTTTCACCTTTCAAAAAACAGGCAGTTGTGCGGGATTGAGTTTAATGAGGTTTGTGTTTAATAAGCACTAATGACTGTTCAGGCATcatgaaatgcaaaaataatgaattaactACTGGAGGCAGAGCAATTAAAGTGGATGATTGCACTTTAACCATTCCCACAAATCTCCATTTACCTCATTTATAGTCTCATGTAACTTTTGTTCAAGATGTCCCAGTAACAATATTAATCCCATCATTTATTTCAAAGGTTTTCAGATTTAGTACAAGACAATTAATTTATCTGTTGCACTTTTCAGTATATCCAGCATTATCCTATACATGCCTGTCTACTTACTCAAATAATTGTTCAAACTCGTAAATACCAGCCCTCAaaacatctttttatttatttttttttaaaatcaag from Solea solea chromosome 10, fSolSol10.1, whole genome shotgun sequence includes the following:
- the usp53b gene encoding inactive ubiquitin carboxyl-terminal hydrolase 53 isoform X2: MKWMEPMARPTHQLPPLSMSSCSKSPSNSGEGSNSMAWVKMFKKPGGGLKKSYQPGSMLSLALTKGLLNEPGQNSCFLNSAVQVLWQLDIFRRSLRQLSGHFCLGDACIFCALKSIFSQFQQSRERVLPSDSLRNALAETFKDEQRFQLGLMDDAAECFENILERIHLHIVSDTATDACSSKSCITHQKFAMMLYEQFVCRCCGASSDPHPFTELVHYVSTTSLCQQVDRVIGKNERLRSDMFGELLQAANNTGDLRSCPSNCGQSIKIRRVLMNCPEIVTIGFVWDAEQSDLTDDVIRSLGPRLNLCGLFNRVTDENAKRSELHLVGMICFSSKHYSAFAYHTKSSKWMFFDDATVKEIGSKWKDVASKCIRGHFQPLLLFYTNPEGSPVSNEDAPRQTSMCPRYKSQVNGDASVKHPLVSPNKFEEPSMENFQRTTETSRKDRGHRRTEPSQHKEVAHARSSSPPENGLRPSVDHKLKNHQRTEKSINHSSRGSQEPRGPSFSPQGGGHSQKHTTSPSRCDQDSCQEQFEKGGSGGNRSKSKSTWRPIREVLNVDMVLNELEQRRQQQQDSPRCSKTSAQERDPAEQSRVREREFVRTREDRKQKCLMTIYEDEQRHETESHSSVESESRANPQRGSRLKGGPKTLLRSDTWTIQRTESGYESSDRLSSGSTNPDSPGVDGFAAKEQRSTAEAQLQSQPHQKGGDAKSSVTSSSPSHNGKHQSRPQGKNHDQVSHSQLKCSPSLRHKSKNTSSTSRKAASSERDSAGPENRQSDQLEPTNCRETTNLRHIMKTSSSEWNSSDDLALSEPEDRESTYCSSNSEAVASDPQCPHITLPYQPPCNMTTEPLQQLNNQRQLSATGSPHLRPAQRIPPHQGETSHAAFRPRMLQEAFQSSPRLSSTSYISPHRKPEVSGLWTFSDTSSKSGSDPERSTPSSCESEERVTGCRVEQAVPAQEVSLTTYFNVDNCMTETYRLKYHNQRPLVLSATVPRTVAVTERRDTSHTLATETHSQDVPKNRPETSHNSNKPTAKWNPVTTKGLDDRGFL
- the usp53b gene encoding inactive ubiquitin carboxyl-terminal hydrolase 53 isoform X4, whose amino-acid sequence is MKWMEPMARPTHQLPPLSMSSCSKSPSNSGEVAGSNSMAWVKMFKKPGGGLKKSYQPGSMLSLALTKGLLNEPGQNSCFLNSAVQVLWQLDIFRRSLRQLSGHFCLGDACIFCALKSIFSQFQQSRERVLPSDSLRNALAETFKDEQRFQLGLMDDAAECFENILERIHLHIVSDTATDACSSKSCITHQKFAMMLYEQFVCRCCGASSDPHPFTELVHYVSTTSLCQQVDRVIGKNERLRSDMFGELLQAANNTGDLRSCPSNCGQSIKIRRVLMNCPEIVTIGFVWDAEQSDLTDDVIRSLGPRLNLCGLFNRVTDENAKRSELHLVGMICFSSKHYSAFAYHTKSSKWMFFDDATVKEIGSKWKDVASKCIRGHFQPLLLFYTNPEGSPVSNEDAPRQTSMCPRYKSQVNGDASVKHPLVSPNKFEEPSMENFQRTTETSRKDRGHRRTEPSQHKEVAHARSSSPPENGLRPSVDHKLKNHQRTEKSINHSSRGSQEPRGPSFSPQGGGHSQKHTTSPSRCDQDSCQEQFEKGGSGGNRSKSKSTWRPIREVLNVDMVLNELEQRRQQQQDSPRCSKTSAQERDPAEQSRVREREFVRTREDRKQKCLMTIYEDEQRHETESHSSVESESRANPQRGSRLKGGPKTLLRSDTWTIQRTESGYESSDRLSSGSTNPDSPGVDGFAAKEQRSTAEAQLQSQPHQKGGDAKSSVTSSSPSHNGKHQSRPQGKNHDQVSHSQLKCSPSLRKAASSERDSAGPENRQSDQLEPTNCRETTNLRHIMKTSSSEWNSSDDLALSEPEDRESTYCSSNSEAVASDPQCPHITLPYQPPCNMTTEPLQQLNNQRQLSATGSPHLRPAQRIPPHQGETSHAAFRPRMLQEAFQSSPRLSSTSYISPHRKPEVSGLWTFSDTSSKSGSDPERSTPSSCESEERVTGCRVEQAVPAQEVSLTTYFNVDNCMTETYRLKYHNQRPLVLSATVPRTVAVTERRDTSHTLATETHSQDVPKNRPETSHNSNKPTAKWNPVTTKGLDDRGFL
- the usp53b gene encoding inactive ubiquitin carboxyl-terminal hydrolase 53 isoform X1, with the protein product MKWMEPMARPTHQLPPLSMSSCSKSPSNSGEVAGSNSMAWVKMFKKPGGGLKKSYQPGSMLSLALTKGLLNEPGQNSCFLNSAVQVLWQLDIFRRSLRQLSGHFCLGDACIFCALKSIFSQFQQSRERVLPSDSLRNALAETFKDEQRFQLGLMDDAAECFENILERIHLHIVSDTATDACSSKSCITHQKFAMMLYEQFVCRCCGASSDPHPFTELVHYVSTTSLCQQVDRVIGKNERLRSDMFGELLQAANNTGDLRSCPSNCGQSIKIRRVLMNCPEIVTIGFVWDAEQSDLTDDVIRSLGPRLNLCGLFNRVTDENAKRSELHLVGMICFSSKHYSAFAYHTKSSKWMFFDDATVKEIGSKWKDVASKCIRGHFQPLLLFYTNPEGSPVSNEDAPRQTSMCPRYKSQVNGDASVKHPLVSPNKFEEPSMENFQRTTETSRKDRGHRRTEPSQHKEVAHARSSSPPENGLRPSVDHKLKNHQRTEKSINHSSRGSQEPRGPSFSPQGGGHSQKHTTSPSRCDQDSCQEQFEKGGSGGNRSKSKSTWRPIREVLNVDMVLNELEQRRQQQQDSPRCSKTSAQERDPAEQSRVREREFVRTREDRKQKCLMTIYEDEQRHETESHSSVESESRANPQRGSRLKGGPKTLLRSDTWTIQRTESGYESSDRLSSGSTNPDSPGVDGFAAKEQRSTAEAQLQSQPHQKGGDAKSSVTSSSPSHNGKHQSRPQGKNHDQVSHSQLKCSPSLRHKSKNTSSTSRKAASSERDSAGPENRQSDQLEPTNCRETTNLRHIMKTSSSEWNSSDDLALSEPEDRESTYCSSNSEAVASDPQCPHITLPYQPPCNMTTEPLQQLNNQRQLSATGSPHLRPAQRIPPHQGETSHAAFRPRMLQEAFQSSPRLSSTSYISPHRKPEVSGLWTFSDTSSKSGSDPERSTPSSCESEERVTGCRVEQAVPAQEVSLTTYFNVDNCMTETYRLKYHNQRPLVLSATVPRTVAVTERRDTSHTLATETHSQDVPKNRPETSHNSNKPTAKWNPVTTKGLDDRGFL
- the usp53b gene encoding inactive ubiquitin carboxyl-terminal hydrolase 53 isoform X3, which translates into the protein MKWMEPMARPTHQLPPLSMSSCSKSPSNSGEVAGSNSMAWVKMFKKPGGGLKKSYQPGSMLSLALTKGLLNEPGQNSCFLNSAVQVLWQLDIFRRSLRQLSGHFCLGDACIFCALKSIFSQFQQSRERVLPSDSLRNALAETFKDEQRFQLGLMDDAAECFENILERIHLHIVSDTATDACSSKSCITHQKFAMMLYEQFVCRCCGASSDPHPFTELVHYVSTTSLCQQVDRVIGKNERLRSDMFGELLQAANNTGDLRSCPSNCGQSIKIRRVLMNCPEIVTIGFVWDAEQSDLTDDVIRSLGPRLNLCGLFNRVTDENAKRSELHLVGMICFSSKHYSAFAYHTKSSKWMFFDDATVKEIGSKWKDVASKCIRGHFQPLLLFYTNPEGSPVSNEDAPRQTSMCPRYKSQVNGDASVKHPLVSPNKFEEPSMENFQRTTETSRKDRGHRRTEPSQHKENGLRPSVDHKLKNHQRTEKSINHSSRGSQEPRGPSFSPQGGGHSQKHTTSPSRCDQDSCQEQFEKGGSGGNRSKSKSTWRPIREVLNVDMVLNELEQRRQQQQDSPRCSKTSAQERDPAEQSRVREREFVRTREDRKQKCLMTIYEDEQRHETESHSSVESESRANPQRGSRLKGGPKTLLRSDTWTIQRTESGYESSDRLSSGSTNPDSPGVDGFAAKEQRSTAEAQLQSQPHQKGGDAKSSVTSSSPSHNGKHQSRPQGKNHDQVSHSQLKCSPSLRHKSKNTSSTSRKAASSERDSAGPENRQSDQLEPTNCRETTNLRHIMKTSSSEWNSSDDLALSEPEDRESTYCSSNSEAVASDPQCPHITLPYQPPCNMTTEPLQQLNNQRQLSATGSPHLRPAQRIPPHQGETSHAAFRPRMLQEAFQSSPRLSSTSYISPHRKPEVSGLWTFSDTSSKSGSDPERSTPSSCESEERVTGCRVEQAVPAQEVSLTTYFNVDNCMTETYRLKYHNQRPLVLSATVPRTVAVTERRDTSHTLATETHSQDVPKNRPETSHNSNKPTAKWNPVTTKGLDDRGFL